The Corylus avellana chromosome ca8, CavTom2PMs-1.0 genome has a segment encoding these proteins:
- the LOC132190218 gene encoding uncharacterized protein LOC132190218 isoform X1 → MKLSGLWVLFLVVGTAFLFLNFPCTVTASFVPETAVGHHGDGMAMTITSRRLKQENGKNPVSDKKSDVGKVILEDYRPIDPVPCSKASIRPGPIQHGTPLMPYIPGPSPPSQPRNR, encoded by the exons ATGAAGCTTTCTGGTTTATGGGTCTTGTTCTTGGTGGTTGGGACAGCTTTCTTGTTCCTTAACTTCCCGTGCACCGTAACTGCCTCCTTTGTTCCCG AAACGGCCGTGGGTCACCATGGTGATGGAATGGCAATGACCATAACAAGCAGGAGGCTGAAG caggAAAATGGGAAGAATCCGGTTTCAGACAAGAAGAGTGACGTAGGCAAGGTGATTCTGGAAGATTACAGGCCCATCGATCCAGTTCCATGTTCAAAGGCTTCCATAAGACCCGGACCAATCCAGCATGGGACTCCTCTCATGCCATATATTCCAGGACCTTCCCCTCCTAGTCAACCCAGAAATAGATGA
- the LOC132190159 gene encoding QWRF motif-containing protein 2-like translates to MVAAVSTALNPKTTARGGPLQNPTRPPLLPSEPDNGTAPHRRPKAREVTSRYMSSSSSSSSSTSTSSSSASNSRRCPSPLVSRTATMTPMPSVSTLAKRAQSVERKRMATPRPNSLDLRAGSGNGEVSAAQKLLFTSARSLSVSFQGESFSLQVSKAKPAPSPSARKGTPERRKAMMPTRAADQTENSRPVTDQQRWPGRLRQANCMSRSLDFTDERKKAGGSAGSVVRALQNSTVDVSARLCSESEKAVELAVEGDSGIAASDTESVSSGSTSGAQDCGGGGGGDGGAQEQRGGPRGVVVPARFWQETNNRLRRQPEPCWPSTAKTVGTKTMAPPPPKLIAPKKLSIDSPVSSPRGVGNSRGQLSPVRGAARPASPSKLGASCLSPLRGTSPSRMRNGVASTPNSNLSNTPSILSFAVDVRRGRIGDNRMVDAHVLRILHNRFLQWRFVNARAGAALSAQRSNAERSLYNARVTTLKLRESVRAKRTELQLLKQNLKLNSILKGQMAYLEDWALVDQDYCSSLSGATEALKASTLRLPVVGGAKADVQNVKDAICSALDVMQAMASSICLLLSKVGDANSLVAELANVSAKERALLYQCKDLLSTIAATQVTECSLRTHIVQLKRVPPNLTMNV, encoded by the exons ATGGTAGCCGCTGTGTCCACGGCGTTGAACCCGAAAACAACGGCCCGTGGTGGGCCTCTGCAAAACCCTACAAGGCCGCCTCTGTTGCCCTCCGAGCCCGACAATGGCACCGCTCCTCACCGCAGGCCCAAAGCCCGAGAAGTTACTTCGCGCTACAtgtcctcttcctcctcctcctcttcttctacttctacttcttcttcttcggctTCGAATTCTAGACGATGTCCGTCGCCGTTGGTTTCGAGGACTGCTACGATGACTCCGATGCCGTCGGTTTCGACGCTGGCGAAGCGGGCTCAGTCGGTGGAGCGGAAGCGGATGGCTACTCCGCGGCCTAATTCTCTGGATTTGAGAGCCGGGAGCGGCAATGGTGAAGTGTCCGCGGCTCAGAAGCTGTTGTTCACATCGGCGAGGAGCTTGTCAGTGTCGTTTCAGGGCGAATCGTTCTCGCTCCAGGTCAGCAAGGCCAAGCCGGCGCCGTCGCCGAGCGCGAGGAAGGGTACGCCGGAGAGGAGGAAGGCTATGATGCCGACGAGAGCTGCCGATCAGACCGAGAATTCGAGGCCGGTAACGGATCAGCAGCGATGGCCTGGGAGGTTAAGGCAAGCTAATTGTATGAGTCGGAGCTTGGATTTCACCGACGAGAGGAAAAAGGCCGGTGGATCCGCAGGCAGTGTGGTTAGGGCATTGCAAAATTCAACCGTGGACGTTAGCGCGAGACTTTGTTCGGAATCGGAGAAGGCAGTTGAGCTAGCTGTTGAGGGCGATTCAGGCATCGCTGCTTCTGATACCGAAAGCGTGTCTTCTGGTAGTACTTCTGGAGCACAGGactgtggtggtggtggtggtggtgatggagGAGCACAAGAGCAGCGTGGTGGACCTCGTGGGGTAGTAGTCCCGGCGAGGTTTTGGCAAGAGACTAACAACCGGTTGCGGCGTCAACCGGAGCCCTGCTGGCCATCAACAGCGAAGACCGTTGGCACCAAAACCATGGCCCCTCCTCCACCAAAGCTTATTGCGCCCAAGAAGTTGTCCATAGATAGTCCAGTATCTTCCCCCCGAGGGGTTGGAAATAGCAGGGGACAGTTGTCTCCTGTTCGAGGGGCGGCTCGGCCAGCCTCGCCGAGTAAGCTTGGAGCGTCGTGCTTGTCGCCGTTGAGGGGAACAAGCCCGTCTCGAATGCGGAATGGGGTGGCTAGTACACCGAATAGTAATTTGAGCAACACACCGTCGATTTTAAGTTTTGCTGTTGATGTTCGGAGAGGGAGGATTGGGGACAACCGGATGGTTGATGCGCATGTGTTGAGGATCTTGCATAACCGTTTCTTGCAATGGCGTTTTGTGAATGCTAGAGCAGGTGCTGCCCTCTCTGCGCAGAGGTCGAATGCAGAG AGAAGCCTTTATAATGCACGAGTAACTACCTTAAAACTACGGGAATCTGTTAGAGCCAAGAGAACTGAGTTACAACTGCTGAAGCAAAATTTGAAGCTAAATTCCATCCTAAAGGGGCAA ATGGCATATTTGGAAGACTGGGCTCTTGTGGACCAGGATTACTGCAGTTCTCTGTCAGGGGCTACTGAAGCTTTGAAGGCTAGCACTCTCCGCCTTCCAGTTGTTGGTGGGGCAAAG GCTGATGTCCAAAATGTGAAGGATGCTATTTGTTCAGCTCTTGATGTTATGCAGGCCATGGCATCCTCAATCTGTTTATTGTTATcaaag GTTGGGGATGCTAACTCTTTGGTTGCTGAACTTGCAAATGTAAGTGCCAAAGAGCGAGCTTTGCTTTATCAGTGCAAGGATCTGCTGTCAACAATTGCAGCCACGCAG GTGACGGAATGTAGCCTGAGAACACATATTGTACAACTAAAGCGTGTACCTCCTAACCTGACAATGAATGTATAA
- the LOC132190218 gene encoding uncharacterized protein LOC132190218 isoform X2, whose translation MKLSGLWVLFLVVGTAFLFLNFPCTVTASFVPETAVGHHGDGMAMTITSRRLKENGKNPVSDKKSDVGKVILEDYRPIDPVPCSKASIRPGPIQHGTPLMPYIPGPSPPSQPRNR comes from the exons ATGAAGCTTTCTGGTTTATGGGTCTTGTTCTTGGTGGTTGGGACAGCTTTCTTGTTCCTTAACTTCCCGTGCACCGTAACTGCCTCCTTTGTTCCCG AAACGGCCGTGGGTCACCATGGTGATGGAATGGCAATGACCATAACAAGCAGGAGGCTGAAG gAAAATGGGAAGAATCCGGTTTCAGACAAGAAGAGTGACGTAGGCAAGGTGATTCTGGAAGATTACAGGCCCATCGATCCAGTTCCATGTTCAAAGGCTTCCATAAGACCCGGACCAATCCAGCATGGGACTCCTCTCATGCCATATATTCCAGGACCTTCCCCTCCTAGTCAACCCAGAAATAGATGA
- the LOC132190470 gene encoding LOB domain-containing protein 37-like yields MSCNGCRVLRKGCAEGCVLRSCLQWIDSPTAQGNAVLLLARFFGRSDLISFVSAVPESQRPAMFQSLLYEACGRTVNPVDGAVGLLSRGKWHVCQLAVETALAGGSLTPLAENASEFSTDESTVKDLYRPSAPSMHESQPSDLLTLSLAPKFSNEIRSALRPGPWSEYPRVKRSKDGKTSLNSEESMMTSFGSSGDDRKLLNLFV; encoded by the exons ATGAGCTGCAACGGCTGCCGAGTGCTGCGAAAGGGGTGTGCCGAGGGCTGCGTTCTGAGATCCTGCCTGCAGTGGATCGACTCTCCGACTGCCCAAGGCAACGCCGTCCTGTTGCTAGCCAGGTTCTTCGGCCGGAGCGACCTCATCTCATTCGTCTCCGCCGTCCCCGAATCTCAGAGGCCCG CTATGTTCCAGTCCTTGTTGTATGAAGCGTGCGGGCGTACGGTGAATCCGGTGGACGGTGCGGTGGGGCTTCTATCGCGTGGAAAGTGGCACGTGTGCCAGCTGGCGGTGGAGACGGCGCTCGCCGGTGGTTCTCTGACGCCTTTGGCGGAGAACGCCAGCGAATTCAGTACCGATGAATCTACGGTGAAAGATCTGTACCGTCCATCCGCGCCGTCCATGCATGAAAGCCAGCCGTCCGATCTTCTCACTCTCTCACTGGCGCCTAAGTTCTCCAACGAGATCCGTTCCGCCCTGAGACCCGGTCCGTGGAGTGAATATCCGAGAGTCAAACGGTCCAAGGATGGGAAAACGTCGCTGAATTCAGAGGAGTCCATGATGACGAGCTTTGGAAGTTCTGGCGACGATCGGAAGCTTCTGAATTTGTTTGTCTGA